Below is a window of Apodemus sylvaticus chromosome 5, mApoSyl1.1, whole genome shotgun sequence DNA.
atttattgaaaatgaaaaatatgataTGCAATTCATCAAAAATGGTTGACCAAGTAGCTaatgaatataatgaatataatataatGATATTATATGCAGCCAACTATAATATATATCACAGATTATATACTTACAAAAATTTCATAAAGAATAACAATATTTGACAATTACATTCATAATACCAGTAGTTTTACAGTAGCAAATGGTAGTGTTTCAAGCAGAAACTCACACCACAAGGGTTTGTTTGGAATTGTTGCCTAGGGCTTAGTAATACACGCAGCAAGAAGAAAGCTTTAATCTGTTTGGGTTTGATATTTTTTGCAGGAGCTTTTCCATAGATTTTTTCATCTCTGAATTTCTCAAGGTATATATTAAAGGATTCAACATGGGAGTGACAACAGTATAAATTACAGTAATGGATTTATCAATAGGAAAACTAGAAACAGGTCTAACATACATGAAAATACAgggaacaaaaaagagaaaaaccacagtgATATGGGAAGTGCAGGTGGACAGAGCTTTGCGCCTCCCTTCCTGACTGTGATTCTTGAGAGATTTGAGGATTATTCCATAGGAGAGTAGGAGGAGAATGAAGATGACTATACACATGGCCCCACCATTAGCAATGATAGAAAGGCCAAGGAAGTAGGTGTCAGTACATGCAAGTAGCAATAGTGGGTATATGTCACAGCCAAAGTGGTCAATGATATTGGGACCACAGAAAGGAAGATTGTATACAGCAATA
It encodes the following:
- the LOC127684425 gene encoding olfactory receptor 4A5-like gives rise to the protein MGQSNNVTEFVLLGFTQDPAGQKALFVMFSVMYIATMVGNLLIVGTVIASPSLGSPMYFFLASLSFMDAVYSTAISPKMIVDLLREKKTISFRACISQLFIEHLFGGVDIVILVAMAYDRYVAICKSLHYLIIMNRRVCILFLVMAWVGGFVHSLFQVIAVYNLPFCGPNIIDHFGCDIYPLLLLACTDTYFLGLSIIANGGAMCIVIFILLLLSYGIILKSLKNHSQEGRRKALSTCTSHITVVFLFFVPCIFMYVRPVSSFPIDKSITVIYTVVTPMLNPLIYTLRNSEMKKSMEKLLQKISNPNRLKLSSCCVYY